GATGAAGAATCCTCCCAGCTCTTGTATAGGAAATTACAAAGCTATTTATTATCCAACGTGCGCTAAACGAGCATGAGTTTGTCGAACACAGAGTATGCGATTCTTGATCATATCCtttatcataaaaaatgttcataataataaatattgGTCGATCTGGAAGTGGGTACAGTAAACTGCTATACATGATCGTCATTCTGTTTTACTTCTATTTGTTTAAATCGCCCGCATGCGCATTTCGTTCCTTCTATCCATTGCACATGTGTTCGTCTCTGTTTATTTCCATAAACACTGACAAGATAAACACTCAACAAGGAAGCCACTGTCtgtttaaaactttattttatttgtcgcattttattttttccataagTTTGTTCACTTTTGACCTCCCCAGCTTGTGATCATGGCCGTTAGAGTATCAATGACGTGATCTTTAGCTCATCACAAAGTGAGTCGTCATCACGTGACATTCGGACCATGGGTGTGGCGCATTCACAAGACTGATCCACCCAAACCATTTAAGAGAGAAAGGTGTGCAGCCGTTCAATGAACACTAGGACTAATAAATCTTACAAATATCGGAAACAGTTCGCTTTCAACTGTACGTTCCTGTTGTTAAGTCAATATCTGATTCATACCCGATGGTTATGTTGAAATTATTACGCCCTTTCAGTTAATAGTGACTACGCCTTTCACTGAAGGGTGTCGTATCCGTGTCCTTATACGTGACCTGCCAAATATGTGAGATCACAGTTCATTCGAAAGCCCTTTCCCATGATAATTTCAAGTTGCCGGGCGGGGTTCTTCTACGATCACATGAACTCAAGGATTAAATCTGTAAATCTCGCTCTGTTGATAAAAGTGGGTGTGCAGCGTAAATTATGAAAGCCAAGAGACACGCTAAGTTGTTCTATTCACGAAAAACTCAGTGAGTGAACGTATGCTATTGCTGCATGACGTAAGAGCAAGCATGCAGGTAGTTATGGACACTGTGACGTCGTCTTTTCCGAAGAAATTAGCCGCTGCACGTGAAAAGAACAACCGAAATGTCGCCGGAAACTTTTTTTATTGTGCCAAATGATATGAAACTAGATGCCTGCTAAGTTTGTCAAAGGAATCATCAATATGTAAAATGAATCTGAACAACATGAGCTTGATTTTGATTGATAGATGTCGGAGAAATGCAATATTCGAAAAGCGCATTGTGAAgcaatgattttctttcatcaatTGCACCTGTAGAGTGTAAAGCTGAGGAGAGAATTACCTACAAACCATTCTTTGCTGTGCGcatttcactttgaaatgtGCATTTCACTTTTCAAATGGATGCTTTCTTGGTTTCGGAAGTCCATTAAGCGTTGGGACGTGTTTTCTTGAGTGAGGCAAATTTTCCTTTTGTTTGATATCGGGTAAAGTTACATGAATATGAAATCTCTGCGATCAATTGCAATAAATATTCTCCTCATATCGATCGGAGCAATGCGCTGGGACAAAGAACGGGGGCCGGGACTTGGTTTCGAGAGCGAATCGGGAAGAGAGCCAGGTTTTCGCCTTCTGACAAATCGCATGATTTTTACAGTGTTCAGAGTTTATCATAAATTATCACCCCAGGTGagaacaaaattaagaaatttgaGTTCTTTCCAAGGCGTCCGTCAATCACTTTCATATTTAAAACAGTTACAGTAGCAGTAAATGCTCTTTTCGACTTTGTCTATTGAGAATCCTGTGTGATGTTTGCTGTTTATGTTGTTATCTATACCGACGGAACGAGAAATTTCTAAATTTCACTGACAAGTTTTAGGAGCACTTCAGCATTGCATCACTATCGTTTCCTGCGCTCCTATAGGGTTTGTCGCATTCATTCAGTTTGATGACCgtggcaaaatacaaaattatatcaTCAGTTCACTTGTGTTCCATTTGAGTGAAAAATTGGAGATGTAATATCTAAAATTGGAGATATAATATCTTGACTTAAGTCAATCAATCGTCATCTTCATTGTCGTTGTAACAAGAActttttttcagtgtttcttTCAAGATAAGACAAGTAACTATGGCAACCACAGGATCTCTGttttattatcaaaatataaCAGGTGTGTTCGTAGAACTTTAGAAACTGTGGCCTTGGATTAAAAAATGGCATTGTTGGATAGAAGCAAATATCTGTAAAGGCAATCCGGTAATCTCTCGGACATCACATGACGTCACGAGGGGCGCTGTATCGGAAGGTGCGCCAACAATTGCAACCTCTATATGTCAATAGGTCTGTCGTATTCAGTGTAAGCGATCCAGTCGAAATCACAACAATGGCCCAAGGCGGTGTAGTGCATTAAGCTGTGCTGAACACcgagaaagaaaatatttactgTCTTTTTCTGACTCATAGTCACACAGTGTTGAAATATGACCCTTTAATGTGACGTGACGAGACTCTCTCTCGCTGTTTACGGAATATAAACACAGATCACAGTccctcgcttatgtacactcgtctatggggcgaatagtcccagagctgaatagcccacgagggactgtgcacAGATCGACATTAGCTGGCACCGCCAACAACTGTTACGTTTATTATTACCAAAGAGAAATAAGCATTCTATTCCCAATAAGTTACTCAATAATTCGGTCATTTCCCTGTACTTCTTGTGTATTTTGTACTTGTTTTGTTGGAGATAATCGTCTTGCTATTACGGAAGCAGTTTTTTAGTATTATTAAACCTATCGTGATAAAGCTTTCACCGAAGACGAGTTACAATAATGAGTTGAAAGTTTTCTATGTAAAGAAGCAGGTATTTCATTCAATGACTGAAGCGGGCAGTCAAAACCCGTCATTGATTGTTAAAGAGAATGAAAATACTTGACTGGTGAAAAGAACGCAACAAGGGCTATATTGTCGTATGTGTATTGTCGTACCTGCATTTATCGCAGCAATGTTATGAGTGACGGACGTAATTCGGAGTTGATCGCCCTCTACCGTCCAGCTGCCTGGACCAAGCATGTTATCGTTAATCCCTAATTCCCCCTGTCGTCAGCCTCGAACGGATTTATTTGTTTCACGACGTTTGCTACTTCTCAAACAGAGTGATTGCCGACGATACTTGCAATTTCCGATGAATATCGGAAAACGGACTCAGTCCACCCCCGCAGCAATAGTGGTGCAGTCCGCGTCATCCCCCATTTGCGAAATCGCGCAGTTATTGCAGCAGTACGCTGTACCGCGGACCGTGACAGTACCGAAGATAAACTGAATAGTCGAATACCTGAGTTGGCTGGAAGTGATCTACTACACTGTGACAGACTGTGAGCATCGTAAGCCAAACAGTTGTATCAACGTTTTGGAAAATTGTCCCACGCAGCTGAAAATATGTCCTCGCCACCAAAATCCCCGTCGTCACCCAAAGGGTCGCGGTCGCCCAAAGTCGGAAAGCTGATCGACACTATACGAAACTCGCCGGCGTTCATTCGGAAACACATGCATGGGCACAAAGACAGCTCCCGTAAGCAGGATGCTTCGCCGGTGTTCTACGCGCAATACCTCGGCAAGGAAGAGGTGTCTACCCTGAGGTTCCGTCACTGCAACGACGTGGTCGACCATCTCATCGAGTCGGCGAAAAGGGACGCTGGTAAAAAATTAAAGAAGTGTACTTTACATGTTCGCAAGTTGAGCATCGATATAGACTTGTCGCACTCCAAAGACTCCGCTCAGATCCCGCTACACAATATCGCGTACTGCGCGGCTGACATGAAGTACCCGAAAGTGTTCACCTTTATTGCAAAGGACAGCGGACAGAACGGACAACTAGTATGTTATGCCTTCCTGTGCAACAAGCAAGAGAAAGCACGGGCCATGACCCTGTGTCTCAGCAAAGCTTTCGAGACCGCCTTCCTGGAATGGCAGCAGTCGAAACAGAAGTTGTCGAAACTTTCACAGTCACAGGCTCAGCAGAGCCGCTCTACAAGAGTCCCGGATCGGGTTCAGGCTTCTGCCGGCAGGGAGGGGGCTGGCCACGATACAGACACAACAGGTAGGTCGCGATCCATAAACCAACGAAGCGCAAGCTCTATCCGTGATAACACATTGTACAATTATTCTTCTTGAGCAGTTCAATGAATGGTCTTTATGTTCTGTTTTGGCATAGAAAGACCAGACCTGAATAGGGGAATTAAAACCAAATTTCCATTAATTACCTCGAGCTTGTCCAAAGATCGATTTGTTCCAACCATGGAGGTTCCAACCGACTTAGTGCAATGCAAACATGTTGCAATGCGCGCCGTCCAGCATTATTCCTTGACAGTCAACGTTACGTGACTCAGGCGTATCTATGAAAAGTTCgctttttatttattcattcagcAATTTTATGTATCCGTCTATAAATACACTCAATTTTTCAAGGCGCTTTGCGTTTTGCACGGTTACACCAGTGCCACGAGGGATTGAGTAACCGTGCGCTGAGCTAAAAGCTGTCGACTCCGTTGTTCCGCGTTCAAAGGTCATTATCCGCTTGTAGTCTCAACAGAAGTGTTGTTCTCGACTTGAAAAAATGTGAGTCGACGGCGATCTTTGTGTTTTGTGTGTAAATTACTATTATCTGTCTATCGTGACGTAATCTACTGAATGGAATGCACACAGAGTGACGACAACTACAGTAACTGTTCACTGAGAAGTGAAAATTAAAACCATGATGACCCTATACTCCTTGAACTGTCAATGAATCATGTTTCTGTTGATTTGAGGGGAAAACATGGATCTGGGGTTTTCCCCTCTCTTTAACAAACACTCAATAATCGCGAGGATTTGTGactttttaaattcaaattgttgatttttatgAATCCATACCGAATCGCGATGCCATTCTGCATCATATACTGTCATCCGTACACTATTGCATAAGGGACTAACTGTTTCTCGCATGGCTGATCTACTGTCCTCTAGAAATAAGTGATCATAAGATAAACTCATCCTTTATTCTCGACGGCGCACGCCAACCATTCTAGTCGCTAGGCAACATAAACAGATATAGCACAAGATGCGAATGGCGATATAATGACTGAGACGATGCAGACAAGATACGTGCAGAGCGCCTGAGGTCACTGatccaggggtcaccatgtcaATCACCCTCTTCCTCGCTGAGCGGGAAGCCAGAAATAAACGACACACAGCGCAAGGTTTGTTGCAATAAACTTTGAGCAATAGAAATCATAATAACTCTTATAGTGTAACGACTATAGGAAGCAGCTGCCCCCATATTTTttgtcgccgatatttactcgTAGCAGTTAGATCCTGTCGATGTCATATTGGTCATCGTGTCGAATTCTCGTGAAAATATACCGTGCCACTTGAATTTATTTAGTTTTCCACCAATAGTTTTACAACGTCCGTATTCTCTGGACCTATGCAAGTTAAAATTTACActcactttttttttcacacaagtCAAGTTCTGTTGAGGAACACCGGTACCGGTCGGAGGAGAAAATTTTACTTGAGCGGACGTGAAGAGCGCATGCGCGGTCGCAACTCCTGCGACCAAGTTTTCGCTCAATTTGTACATACTGCGAAGAAgtcaacaaatacatgtaaaacatgCCGTCGACTTTCTTTCAATGTTAGCTATTCTGAATAATATGCAGTAATTTCAATTACACTAAGGGGTTTACTTTCCGTTTAATTATGGCCGTGGAATTAATATTCCAATTTCAATTTATTGCCCACACAGAATGCATCACACTTGACAGCTCTGGGCAGTAGCAACAATATAAATTGTGTTCTATTATTCGCTATATCTTATATATCAAATGTTTGACAAGTCACAGCTTTGAACTTCGCAGACGTTTACGTCAAGGAGTTTACAGACGCGACAGAAGCGCGATGAGAATGCTTGGGCACTTATTCGCTTGATTCGCCTGGCCAGCAATTTCGAGAATTTCCAGTTCATTAATCCGTCCATGCACGGTACATTTAGTTTGCGAACACTCTCAATTAAATGTGCTGGCTGAACGAAGGTATACATGTAACAGTTGATGAGGCGGTAGCTGTTTTTATCCCTGCTTACTGCCGATAACATCGAATGGAAGCGTAATATTTGacttttgttttgaattctACGCATCAACAAGGCGTTTGTTTTGTCGCACATTTGGTATAGTCGGTTGAACAACAAGAACAAGCGGCTAGTTTTCCAAATGCCATTTTCCTGTGAGATGGTTCCGTGGAGGTGCTTATGACCCGGATCCCAAATGTTGAATGACCAGCAGCCGTaactttttgtgatttttcaacAACTTTTGTCTTTATGTCACTCCTAAATgcatattgagatacacagtattcagcttgtaaacTCTGCCTGTACATGACTTAGATTGTgatgcattgttattgctgacaaatgaattcagGCCCCGATCAGAAATTCAAGTAtacacaataacaatgcattttacacgtattgactgtgttgataagctaaaTAGTAAGTGTTTctacatgctttggggagtagaacaagcaaccgtagttgacatgaaaaacaaaaatcgtgaaaaaatcatcaacagttcaGCTACATGCCCTTTTATCATTTCAGCTACATCCCACTGTGCCCAATGCTGGTTCCTAATGCTCGCTATATATTGCTATGATACAAAGCCTTCAAATAGCTCACAATCATGCCAGTCATTTCTCGCAGTATCCCGGAGTTTGCTTAGTTTCGCGTCACTGCTCTCCCCTTGGGAAAATCATCAAGCTGCACTTGAGCGTATAGACAATTAGACAAATTGattaggtcaaaggttaagAAGGGAGGGTTCCTAAATTGACATTTTACGTCATCGGCTGATGAATATATTACAATGTTCTGTTCTTTGGAAAGGTCAATAATCCCGGCTGACATGTCACAGTTTTCCCATGTCCGTGAAATGACACGTGACCAGGGAAATTGTTGCCGGGGAAATTGTttctcggaatcgccgcttctaaatttattcaaatttggattTTTTGTTTTCCGAAATGCCACGGAGACAGGCGCAAGCAGTTCGGTATTTCTATCTGTGTGGCGGTTGTGCTAGCTCTTATGGTTACAATCGTTggaaatattttatattaaatGTTCCATCCTTATGCTGACAAGGCCTTCTCGATGTCGTTGAAGTATTTTGAAAACTATCTGATTCGCATAAAGCTAATATCCTTCTCCCGCCGCTGCTGCAATTTTGCCAAACTGTAATTTTGCCAAAGTATATATTATCCAATAagcgttaatttgttttgtttcttcgaAGATATCAAGTGAAACAACGATAGCAAGAGTAGCTAAATGACGCACACTCACTGTTGTTATATAGCTATACCAAGAATTGGTCGAAAAATTGACAATCAACTCAGAGCGTCATAATTCTGACCTAAATCAAGTGATCGACAGCCAAACAGCGACCGTACTAGGTAAAATTTGTTGTACAGGTAcccgtacaaaacaaaaaaagctACAGAAATTGTTCCATACAAACGAATTATCGGTAGAAACACTATGGCGGCAGCTGAAGTTTACTTTAATTTTAGCTCAAAGTAGTGAGAGTAACTACCAGGGTCACTTCGAGTCCGTCTATGGTCTGAGCTCTGTCTATTACCGACTCTGACACAGCACCGTGTTAATAGAGTCAGTTGTATGTTCCCTAtatgatgtctgtctgtgtctgtatgtatgtatgtatgtatgtatgtatgtatgtatgtatgtatgtatgtatgtatgtatgtatgtatgtatgtatgtatgtatgtatgtatgtatgtatgtatgtatgtatgtatgtatgtgtgtgtgtgtatgtatgtatgtatgtatgtatgtatgtatgtatgtatgtatgtatgtatgtatgtatgtatgtatgtatgtatgtatgtatgtgtgtatctatctatctatgtatctatgtctatctatctatctatctatctatctatctatctatctatctatctatctatctatctatctatctatctatctatctatctatctatcccaTCATCGCGTGCATCCCTACATTGTTTAGTGTAAAAATGAAACGTTGATGGAAGATTTTATGTCGAGCAAATTAACATCATAGTCAAAAGTGTATGTAAATATACGCATACCAGtacaaatgacaaattcattcatgaattttgtttaattagGTCATACTGTGTGTCACTCATCTAGACCTACTTTATGAAAAATTGACCATCTGCTAGTAAAGCCAGTATTTTAGTATCGGCATACGTAACAAGTGAAATAGGTAATGGTAGTATTTATCATGATGCCTTTTTGTGATAAATGAACGTGAACAATTTCAGATACTGCACCCCGGCCATCTTATCGATTTTCTTCATCCACATGCGCACAGGTGCTTGCAGCGTTGCTTGGATTGTCGATCGAAGACCCGGTATCGAAGTGTGAGGCCGAAGTCCGAACATCAGTAGTAGTGTACACAACTActgtaccgaggttcggccttcgacTTGACACTTCGATCCCGGGCCTGTCGAATGTCCAAACAACGCTGCAAGCGCCTGTGCGCATGTGCAGTGCATGTGTCGTATATGTTGCGTACTTTGTTCTACAGTACATTCATTTTCTATTTGCAAATGTAAGAAATAACGGTACCTTAACCTTTGTCTGATGTTGATTTTTGGCgcttttaacttcattttttgtttctcccatagccatatgtatatatggcaatggaagctattcttataggctaggaaaatgtctgtatgtatgtatgtctgtatgtctgtatgtctgtatgtctgtccgtcaacatcaaaaactccaaaaccgctgcacatttcatcttgatatttggtgtgtacatgaatgatgggctgtagatgagattttgttcaatgaagttgtcattgccaaaaatatgcaaattagtgccaaaaaggcgtttttggtaaaaaatctccttcttcataaccgctggtcagacagctttgatatttggtatacaggtccctagcgataacccaacttggatttgttcaaattgtgatgaaatatgcaaatctgtatttttaaggaatttttttgtcatttttggtcaaaatttatttcaccaaaaccgcttgtctgacagctttgatatttggtatacaggtccctagggatagcccaactttgatttgttcaaattgtgatgaaataagcaaatctgtatttttaaggaatttttttgtcatttttggtcaaaaatttatttcatcaaaaccgctcgtctgacagctttgatatttagtatacaggtccctagggatagcccaacttggatttgttcaaattgtaatgaaataagccaatctgtatttttaaggaatttttttgtcatttttggtcaaaaatttatttcatcaaaaccgctcgtctgacagctttgatatttggtatacaggtccctagggatagcccaacttggatttgttcaattatgatgaaataagcaaatctgtatttttaaggaatttttttgtcatttttggtcaaaaatttatttcatcaaaccgctcgtctgacagctttgatatttggtatacaggttcctacagataaactaaatatgatatacagaatatatgatgaaatctgcaattttgtatttttggtgcaatttttgccatttttggtcaaaaaatgtgtttctcaaaaactacttgtctgatgcctttgatatttggtatacaggttcctgggggttctcttagtgtgatatagtgaatttgatgaaatcttcaatttttgtatttttgggtcagtttttgccgtttttggtcaaaatatttgtttctcaaaagttctcatgtgatagctttgatatttggtatacatttttatacataattatgatgaaatcatcaattttgtatttttgcagctaattttgccattttaggtcaggccatcctgaaatgagctatcaaagatctcaaccttcttcatcaatacatatgtcacaaaactttgctctcttcataacacagcagagctctgtcgaccattgggtcgtttgttagctcccatagccatatgtatatatgtttacaagtttacattttattgaaaatctcaatagccactgagcagattagatgaaaaattagcatgtaagtactttgggctgacctgaaatgattgt
Above is a window of Ptychodera flava strain L36383 chromosome 19, AS_Pfla_20210202, whole genome shotgun sequence DNA encoding:
- the LOC139118920 gene encoding low density lipoprotein receptor adapter protein 1-A-like, whose amino-acid sequence is MSSPPKSPSSPKGSRSPKVGKLIDTIRNSPAFIRKHMHGHKDSSRKQDASPVFYAQYLGKEEVSTLRFRHCNDVVDHLIESAKRDAGKKLKKCTLHVRKLSIDIDLSHSKDSAQIPLHNIAYCAADMKYPKVFTFIAKDSGQNGQLVCYAFLCNKQEKARAMTLCLSKAFETAFLEWQQSKQKLSKLSQSQAQQSRSTRVPDRVQASAGREGAGHDTDTTVQATEDSAESSDESDILSPEEEASMHREFTRRESTMRRPSLLPLGNILEELENDETVTELVTGESSPNHGDMLDLQL